The genomic DNA CGAGATCGCATGCTTGACCAGCAACACCGCGTAGATGCCGATCGGCAGGCCGGTGGACAGCGTCACCATCAGCCAGAAGCGTAGCTCGGCGAAGACGGAATTGCTGACCGAGCTGCTCATGAGCCGTCCGGCGCGGCGGCGATCGCCGCAGTCCTGGCGTTGACCGGCTGCCAACGGCCGGCGATGTTCTTCAGCAGCTGATCGACCGCCGCCAGCTGGCGATTGCGGACGCCGAGCAGGTTGTTCTCGCTGTTCAAGGCGGCGGTCTGCGCGATCACCACGTTGAGCGCGCTGAGCGTGCCGTCCCGGTACTGGTCCAGGGTGATCTCGACATTGCGCTGGGCAGCGGCCAGCGCCTGATCCTGCAGCTGCGACTCCTGCTGCAGCTGGTCGGCGAGCACCAGGTTGTCTTCCACTTCCTGCAGCGCGGTGAGCACGGTTTGCCGATAGCTCGCCGTCGCCTGATCGGCATCGGCGCGCGCCTGGGCGCTGGCCAGCCGCCGCTGACCGCCGTCGAGGATCACTTCAGCCAGATTGGCGCCGACGGTCCAGGCGAAGTTCGGCGCGCTGATCAGGCCGGTGAGCGCATCGCCGATGTAGCCGGCCGTCGCCGACAGACTCAGGGTCGGAAACCAGGCCGCGTCGGCAACACCGATCTGCGCGTAGGCGGCGATCACACGGCGTTGCGCGGCGGCGATGTCCGGCCGGCGTTCGAGCAGGCTGGCCGGCAACTGTTCGGGCACCGGCGGTGCCGCGGGCAGCACCGCCGTGGGGTTCAGATCCAGCGCCGACGGTGGCACGCCGAGCAGCACGGCGATCGCGTGTTCAAGCTGGGCGCGCTGGGCATTCAGCTCAGCGATCTGCGCCTGCGTGGTCTTCAGCTGAGTGGTCGCCTGCAGCACATCGCTGCGGCCGGCGACGCCGCCGTCATAGCGGATCTGGGTCAGATCGAGTGAATGCTGGTAGGCCGTCGCACTGCGCTCGAACAGCGAACGCTGCGCCTCGGCGGTACGCAGGGAGAAATAGGTCTCCGCCAGGACTGCCTGGGCCGACAACTGCGCCGCAGCGAGATCGTCGGCGCTCGCCTGCAGCGATGCCGCAGCCCCGGTTTTCGCCTGCGACAAGCGTCCCCAGAGGTCCAGCTCCCAGCTGGCGGTCGCCGATACGGTGAACGGGTCCTTGCCGCGCTGGGCATCGAGGCCGGCCGACAGGCTGGGCAGGAAGGCCGTGCGGCTGGCGGCGTAGACGGCTCGCGCATTGGCGACGGCGGCGGCCGTGGCCTTGAGGTTCTCGTTGCCGATCACCAGCCGCTGTTCGAGATCGTCGAGCACCGGGTCCTGGAACAAGGTCCACCAGTCGTCGGGAATCGGCGCGCCGAGCGCGGCTGCCTTCTGCCAGTCGCCGGTTTCCTTGAAGGCGACCGGTGCCGTGACCGGCTCGGGCGGCTTGACGGCGGTCACCGCGCAGCCGGCGAGACAGCCAGCGAGCAGGGTCAGAGCGATGCCGCGAAAGTGGATACGAGGCTTCATGGGGCGGGCAGGGCCTGGGCAATGGCATGGAATGCCTGACGCGGACGGCGGCGGCGCAGACGATCGAGCAGCACGAACACCACCGGCGTGGTGTAGAGCGTCAGCAGCTGGCTGAGGATCAGGCCGCCGACGATGGCGATGCCGAGCGGCTGGCGCAGTTCGGCACCGTCGCCGCGGCCCAGCGCCAGCGGCACGGCGCCGAAGATCGCCGCGAAGGTGGTCATCAGGATCGGCCGCAGCCGCAGGCTCGCCGCGCGATAGATCGCAGCACCGGCGCTGATCGCGGACTCGCGCTGCCGGACGATGGCGACGTCGATCATCATGATCGCGTTCTTCTTGACGATGCCGATCAGCAGGATCACGCCGATCAGGGCGATGATCGAAAAGTCCCGGCCGCAGAGCATCACCGCCAGCAGCGCGCCGATGCCGGCCGAGGGCAGGGTGGAGAGAATCGTGATCGGGTGGATCAGGCTTTCGTAGAGGATGCCGAGCACCAGATAGATGGTGACGATCGCGGCCAGGATCAGCAGCGGTTGCGAGGCCAGCGATGCCTTGAAGGCGTTGGCAGTGCCGGCAAAGCTGCCGCGCACCGAAGCCGGCGGCGCCATCCGCGCCACGGCGTTGACGATCGCTTCGGTGGCGGCCGACAGCGAGCCTCCGGGCGGCAGGTTGAAGCTGATCGTCGCCGCCGGCACGCCGCTCTGATGATTGACGGCCAGCGGCGTGTTGGTGGTTTCGACCTTGGCGAAGGCCGACAGTGGCACCTGCGCACCGGTGTTGCTGGTCACGTACAGGCGCTGCAGCGTCTGCGGGCCTTCGAGGAACTGCGGCGCCAGTTCCATCACCACCCGGTACTGATTCAGCGGGTTGTAGATGACGCCGACCTGGCGCTGGCCGAAGGCATCGTTCAGGGTGCTGTCGAGATTGGCGATGGTCACGCCGAGGCGCGAGGCCGCGTCGCGGTCGATGCTCAGCGAAGTCTGCAGGCCGGTGTCCTGCTGATCGGTGCTGACGTCGGTCAGCTCCGGCAGCTGCGTCAGGGTCTTGCGGATCTTCAGCTCCCAGGTGCGCAGGGTGGCGACGTCATCGGCCTGCAGGGTGTACTGGTACTGGGCATCGGACTGCCGGCCGCCGATGCGGATGTCCTGCACCGGCACCAGGGTCAGCCGGGCGCCTGGTTCGTGGGCCAGCCGGGCTCGCAGGCGGGCGATCACCGTCTCCGCCGGCTCGCGCTCGATGCGCGGCTTCAGCGAGATGAAGAAGGTCGCCGTGTTGCGCTGGGCGCTGCTGCCGCTGCCACCACCGGTGGAGCCGATGACATTGGCCACTGCCGGATCGCTGCGGATGATCGCCATGAAGCGATCGAGCCGCTGCTGCATCAGCTGGAAGGAACTGCCCTGATCGGCCTTGACGCTGCCGGTGACCACGCCGGTGTCCTGCTCCGGGAAGAAGGACTTCGCAATGGTGCCGTACAGATAGACGTTGAGCGTGATGACTCCGATCAGCACCAGCAGCGCCAGCGGCTGATGGCGCAAGGTCCATTGCAGCGAATGGCGGTAGCGGCGTTGCAGCGTGCTCGCCAGCCGGCCTGCACGACGCGGCTTGTCGGCCGGCTTCAGCAACGCCGCCGCCAGGGTCGGCGTGGTGGTCAGCGACACCAGCATCGACACCCCGATCGCCACCGACAGCACCACCGCGAACTCGCGGAACATGCGGCCGACGATGCCGCCCATCAGCAGGATCGGGATGAACACCGCGACCAGACTCACGGACATCGAGATCACCGTAAAACCTATTTCGCGCGCGCCGAGCAAGGCCGCTGCACGCGGCGCCATGCCGCGATCCCGATGCCGGCTGATGTTCTCGGAAACGACGATGGCATCGTCGACGACGAAGCCGGTGGCCACGGTCAGCGCCATCGCCGACAGGTTGTCGAGGCTGTAGCCGAACAGGGCCATCAGGCCGAGCGTGCCGGCCAGCGACACTGGCACCGCGACCGCCGGCAGCAGGGTCGCGCGCCAGCTGCGCAGGAACAGCAACACGACGAGGATGACCAGACCGATCGAGATCGCCAGTGCCTGCTCGACCTCGTGCAGCGAAGCACGGATGGTCGGCGTGCGATCGCTGAGCACGTCGAGCTTGATCGACTGCGGAATCGAGGCCTGCAGGCGCGGCAGTAGTTCGCGCACCCGCTGCACGGTCTCGATGACATTGGCGCCCGGCTGCTTCTGCACCAGCAGCACGATCGCCGGCACGCCGTTGGCGAGGCCGTAATTGCGGATGTCCTGCACCGAGTCGCTCACCGTACCGACATCACGCAGCCGCACCGCCGCACCATCGTGATAGCTGAGCAGCACCGGCGCGAACTCGGCGGCACTGCGCGCCTGATCGTTGGCGCCGATCTGCCAGCTGCGGCCATCCAGCTCCAGCGAGCCTTTCGGCCCGTTGGCATTGGTCGCGGTCAGCGCCACCCGCACGCTGTCCAGCGAGATGCCCTTGGCGGCCAGCTTGTCGGGATCGAGTTCGACTCTCACCGCCGGCAGCGCGCTGCCGCCGATGGTTACCTGGCCAACGCCATCGACCTGCGCCAGACGCTGCGCCAGCACCGTCGACGCGGCGTCGTACATCTGGCCGCGCGACAAGGTCTGCGAGGTCAGCGCCAGGATCATCACCGGCGCATCCGCCGGGTTGACCTTGCGGTAGGTCGGATTGCTCGGCAGGCCACTGGGCAGCAAGGTGCGCGCGGCGCTGATCGCCGCCTGGACATCACGCGCGGCGCCGTTGATGTCCCGGCTGAGATCGAACTGCAGGGTGATGCTGGTGGCGCCCAGCGACGAACGCGAAGTGATCTCGCTGACTCCGGCAATGCTGCCCAGCGCCCGCTCCAGCGGCGTCGATACGGTCGCCGCCATGGTGTCGGCGCTGGCGCCTGGCAGCGAAGCGCTGACCGAGATGGTCGGAAAATCGACTTGCGGGAGCGAGGCGATCGGCAGCAGGCGATAACCGAGCACGCCGGACAGCGCCACCGCCAGGGTGATCAGCGTGGTCGCTACCGGTCGGGCAATGAACGGCGCGGAAATGTTCATGACACGGTGGCCGGCCCCAGCCCCGACCGCGGCTGCCGCGTCTTCAGGCGCTGTGCCAGGCGAGAGAAGCCGAGGTAGATGACCGGCGTCGTGAACAGCGTCAGCAACTGGCTGACGATCAGGCCGCCGACCAGGGTCACGCCGAGCGGATGGCGCAGCTCATGGCCGACGCCGCCACCGAGCATCAGCGGCAGCGCACTGAACAGCGCCGCCATCGTGGTCATCAGGATCGGCCGGAAGCGCAGCAGGCAAGCCTGGTGAATCGCTGCACGTGGCGCCTTGCCTTCCTCGCGCTCGGCGTACAAGGCGAAGTCGATCATCATGATCGCGTTCTTCTTGACGATGCCGATCAGCAGCACGATGCCGATGATGCCGATCACGCCGAGATCCTGGCCGTCGAGCAGCAGCGCCAGCAGCGCGCCGAGGCCGGCGGAGGGCAGGGTCGACAGGATGGTCAGCGGATGGATGAAGCTTTCGTAGAGCACGCCGAGGACGATGTACATGGTCACCACGGCGGCGAGCACCAGCAGCAGGGTGCTCGACAGCGACGCCTGGAACGCCGCCGCCGCGCCCTGGAAACTGGTCTCGACGCTGACCGGCAGATCGAGCTTCGCTTCCTCGGCCTTGATCGCGTCGACGGCCGCACCGAGTGCCGCACCCGGCGCCAGGTTGAACGACACGGTCGCCGACGGGAACTGCGCGACATGGTTGATGGCGAGTGCCGCCGGCTGCTCGACGATGCGGGCCACCGAACTCAGCGGCACCTGCACGGGGGTGGTGGTGCCATCGGCAGCGGTGGTGGCGCCTGGCACGTAGAGCGACTGCAGCGCCTGCGGCCCGCGCTGGTAGTCGGAGGCCACTTCCAGCACCACGCGGTACTGGCTGCTCTGCGTGTAGATGGTCGAGATCAGCCGCTGGCCGAAGGCGTTGTAGAGCGCCGTGTCGATCGCGGCGACGGTGACGCCGAGCCGGCCGGCCGCCTCGCGGTCGATCTGCACATAGGCCTGCAGGCCCTGGTCCTGGAGATCGCTGGCGACATCGGCCAGCTGTGGCAGCGTCTTCAGGCGCGCCAGCAGGCGGCTGGTGGCACTGGCCAGATCCTCGTTGCTCGGCGAACTGAGCAGGAACTGGTACTGGGTCTTGGAGACCCGATCTTCGATGGTCAGGTCCTGCACCGGCTGCATGTAGGCGGTGACACCCGGCACCTTGGCCGTTGCCACGCTCAGCCGGCGAATCACCTCCGAAGCCGAGGCATCGCGCTCGGCGAACGGCTTCAACGTGATCTGCATGCGCCCGGTGTTGAGGGTCGGATTGGCGCCGTCGATGCCGATGAACGAGGTGAGGTGATCGACATCCGGATCTTTCAGGATCGCATCGGCAACCGCCTGCTGGCGCTCGGACATCGCCTCGAACGAAGTGGTCTGCGTCGCTTCGGTGATCACCTGGATCAGGCCGGTGTCCTGCACCGGAAAGAAGCCCTTGGGCACCGCCAGGTAGAGCAGGGCAGTGATCGCCAGCGTTGCCACGAACGCCAGCAGCGTTGCTCGCGGTCGATCGAGCACCCAGTCCAGCGCGCGGCCATAGGTGGCGATCAGGCGCTCGAACAGTCCTGGTTTCTTCGCGATCGTATCGGGCTGGTGATGCGCGGCAGCAGGCTTGAGCAGGTAGGCGCTCATCATCGGCGTCAGGGTCAGCGAGATGAATGCCGAGATCAGGATCGCCACCGCCAGGGTGATCGCGAACTCGTGGAACAGGCGGCCGACCACATCACCCATGAACAGCAGCGGGATCAGCACGGCGATCAGCGACACGGTCAGCGAGATGATCGTGAAGCCGATCTGCCGGCTGCCTTTCAAGGCGGCTTGCCGCGGCGTATCGCCCAGCTCGATGTAGCGGGCGATGTTCTCGATCATCACGATCGCGTCGTCGACGACGAAGCCGGTGGCGATGGTCAGCGCCATCAGGGTCAGGTTGTTGATCGAGAAACCGGCCAGGTACATCACGCCGAAAGTGCCGACCAGCGACAGCGGCACTGCCACGCTGGGAATCAGCGTCGCCGGCACGCTGCGCAGGAACAGGAAGATCACCATCACCACCAGGCCGATCGCCAGCAGCAGCTCGAACTCGGTGTCGTCCACCGAGGCGCGGATGGTGGTGGTGCGGTCGGCGATGATCTGCACATCGAGCGCCGACGGCAGCGAAGCCTGCAGCCGCGGCAGCAGCGCCTTGACCCGGTCGACGGTCTCGATGACGTTGGCGCCAGGCTGCCGCTGCACGTTGAGGATCACGCCCGGCAAACGATCGGCCCAGGCCGCGAGCAGACGGTTCTCGGCGTCATCGACGACCTGTGCGACATCGGTCAGCCGCAACGGCCGGCCATCCTTCCAGGCCAGGATCAGGTTCTTGTACTCGGCGGCCGAGCGCAGCTGATCGTTGGCATCGATGGTCGACGCGCGCTGGGCGCCGTCGAAGCTGCCCTTGGCCTGATTGACGTTGGCGGTGGTGATCGCAGTCCGCACGTCGTCCAGCGACATGCCCAGCGAGGTGAGCTTGCTCGGGTCGGCCTGGATGCGCACCGCCGGCCGCTGGCCACCGGCGATCGAGACCAGACCGACGCCGGTGAGCTGGGAAAGCTTGGGCGCGAGGCGGTTCTCGGCGAGATCGTGGACCTGGGTCACCGGCAATGACTTCGAGGTGATCGCCAGGGTCAGGATCGGTGCATCGGCGGGATTGACCTTGGCGTACACCGGCGGCACCGGCAGATCGTCCGGCAGCAAGCTGGTGGCGGCATTGATCGCCGCCTGCACTTCCTGCTCGCCGATATCCAGCGCCAGGCCCAGCGAGAAGCGCAGGGTGATCAGCGAAGCGCCACCGGAGCTGGTGCTGGTCATCTGGCTCAAGCCCGGCATCTGCCCGAACTGCCGCTCCAGCGGCGCGGTGACCGTGGTGGCGATGACATCCGGGCTGGCACCGGGATAGAGCGTGGTGACCTGGATCGTCGGGTAATCGACTTCCGGCAGCGCCGACAGCGGCAGCAGGCGATAGGCCAGCAAGCCGCTGAGCAGGATCGCGACCATCAGCAGCGAGGTGGCGACCGGACGCTCGATGAACAGACGGGAGGGATTCATCGTCGGCGGCTCAGTTCGGGCTGGCAGTACCCGAGGCGGGAGATGCCTTGGCGTGGCGATGCGGATGGTCGCCGGTAGTGGCGGCGGCGGGATTCGCGGCCGGATCGGCGCCGCCGATCACGTCCACTTTCGAGCCTTCATGCAGGCGATCGACGCCATCGACCACCACCTGCTCGCCGGCTTCCAGCGGGCCGGTGACGGCGACCTGATCACCATCGACCGCGCCTTGCACCACCGGCCGGACGCTGACCGTCTGGTCCGGTCCCAGCGCGTAAACGTAGAAGCCCTTGGCACCGCGCTGCACGGCAGCCTGCGGCACTACCAGCGCGTCCTTCAGCACGTCCAGCTGCAGGCGCACGCTGACCGCCTGATTGGGGAACAGTGCATCGTCATCGTTGGCGAACAGCGCCTTGACCCGGATCGTGTCGGTGCTGGCATCGATCGCGTTGTCCAGGGTATCGACCCGGCCGACGGCGAGCCGCTGCCGACCGGCGCTGTCCCAGACTTCGACCGGAATCGCCTGCTTGCCGCGCAGCTGCTGCATCAGCGCGGTGACGTTCACGGCCGGCACCGCGAAAGTCAGGGTGATCGGACGGGTCTGGGTGATGCTGACGATGCCGTTCGGATCGCCGGGCTGGACCAGGTTGCCGAGATCGGCCTGCTTCAGGCCGGCGCGGCCGCTGATCGGCGCCACCACCCTGGCGTAGGTGAGCTGCAGGCGTGCCGTCGCCAGCGCAGCCTCATCGACCTGGGTGGTGCCTTCCAGCTGGTGGACGAGGGCTTCCTGGGTATCGAGCTGCTGCTTCGGAATCGCATCCTTGCTGAACAGATCCCGATAGCGAAGCAGATCGACCTGGGCACCGGCGAGCTGCGCCTTGTCCCGCGCCAGCGCGCCATCGGCCTGCTGGGCGGCGGCGGCGAACGCGCGCGGATCGATCTGGGCGATCGGCTGGCCGGCTTCCACCTGCTGGCCTTCGCGAAAATTCAGGCTCTGCAGCACGCCACTGACCTGAGCACGGACGACGGCCGTGTTCGAGGCCGCCATGCTGCCGATCGCGGCGACCATCACCCGCACGTCCTGACGCCGAACTGGTGCCGCGGAAACCGCCTGCGCCGGGCCACCGCCGTGATGACCTGCTGTGGCGCCAGCAGCGTCATCGGCCGGAGCACGTGACGACCAGGCCCACAGGCCACCGCCGGCCGCGATCAGCAGCACGACGACCAGAAGTCGGGGCAGGGAGAGGAGGGGGCCTGCGTTCTTGCGCATGATTCCGGGTCGAGTTGGTGAGCGGCCATGCCTTCCTGCAGGCCTTGCCAGCGCAGATTGACTGCGGCAAGGCTCAGGGGTGTTTCAGATGACCGGGCGGACTGTTGCAAATGACATCCGCCGTCACGGCCGTCACACCGCTGGATGCCGGGGAGTGCGAAACTTCCGGCCATCGAAGGGAACAATCGGAATCTATGACTCCAATCCAGATGGAGCGCTTGTCGTCGTGGGGCCAACGCTGGCGCCACTGGTTGCTGGGTGGTTTTGTCGTGCTGGTGGCCGCGCTGCTGTTCGAGGCGCTGCGTCACCTGATGGCGGAGATGAGCTACGCGGAAGTGATCCAGGCGGTGCAGGACACGCCGCCGCGGGCGATGGCGCTGGCGGTGCTGGCCACGGCGCTGAGCTATCTGGCGCTGACCGGCTACGACCATTCCTCGCTGCGCTATGTCGGTGCCAAGGTCGCTTATCCGGTGGTCGCCAAGACCGCGTTCATCGCCTATGCGCTGGCCAATACCATCGGCCTCGGCGTGCTGACCGGCGGCGCGGTGCGCATGCGCCTGTACGGTGCGGCCGGGGTTGAGGCTGGCCAGATTTCTCGCGCCATCGCGTTCAATGCCGCGGCCTTCGGCATCGGCGTGACCGTGGTCGGCGCCGCTGCGCTGCTCTGGGGCGCCGCCTCGGTGGCGCCGGTCGCCCATCTT from Nevskia ramosa DSM 11499 includes the following:
- a CDS encoding efflux transporter outer membrane subunit — its product is MKPRIHFRGIALTLLAGCLAGCAVTAVKPPEPVTAPVAFKETGDWQKAAALGAPIPDDWWTLFQDPVLDDLEQRLVIGNENLKATAAAVANARAVYAASRTAFLPSLSAGLDAQRGKDPFTVSATASWELDLWGRLSQAKTGAAASLQASADDLAAAQLSAQAVLAETYFSLRTAEAQRSLFERSATAYQHSLDLTQIRYDGGVAGRSDVLQATTQLKTTQAQIAELNAQRAQLEHAIAVLLGVPPSALDLNPTAVLPAAPPVPEQLPASLLERRPDIAAAQRRVIAAYAQIGVADAAWFPTLSLSATAGYIGDALTGLISAPNFAWTVGANLAEVILDGGQRRLASAQARADADQATASYRQTVLTALQEVEDNLVLADQLQQESQLQDQALAAAQRNVEITLDQYRDGTLSALNVVIAQTAALNSENNLLGVRNRQLAAVDQLLKNIAGRWQPVNARTAAIAAAPDGS
- a CDS encoding efflux RND transporter permease subunit is translated as MNISAPFIARPVATTLITLAVALSGVLGYRLLPIASLPQVDFPTISVSASLPGASADTMAATVSTPLERALGSIAGVSEITSRSSLGATSITLQFDLSRDINGAARDVQAAISAARTLLPSGLPSNPTYRKVNPADAPVMILALTSQTLSRGQMYDAASTVLAQRLAQVDGVGQVTIGGSALPAVRVELDPDKLAAKGISLDSVRVALTATNANGPKGSLELDGRSWQIGANDQARSAAEFAPVLLSYHDGAAVRLRDVGTVSDSVQDIRNYGLANGVPAIVLLVQKQPGANVIETVQRVRELLPRLQASIPQSIKLDVLSDRTPTIRASLHEVEQALAISIGLVILVVLLFLRSWRATLLPAVAVPVSLAGTLGLMALFGYSLDNLSAMALTVATGFVVDDAIVVSENISRHRDRGMAPRAAALLGAREIGFTVISMSVSLVAVFIPILLMGGIVGRMFREFAVVLSVAIGVSMLVSLTTTPTLAAALLKPADKPRRAGRLASTLQRRYRHSLQWTLRHQPLALLVLIGVITLNVYLYGTIAKSFFPEQDTGVVTGSVKADQGSSFQLMQQRLDRFMAIIRSDPAVANVIGSTGGGSGSSAQRNTATFFISLKPRIEREPAETVIARLRARLAHEPGARLTLVPVQDIRIGGRQSDAQYQYTLQADDVATLRTWELKIRKTLTQLPELTDVSTDQQDTGLQTSLSIDRDAASRLGVTIANLDSTLNDAFGQRQVGVIYNPLNQYRVVMELAPQFLEGPQTLQRLYVTSNTGAQVPLSAFAKVETTNTPLAVNHQSGVPAATISFNLPPGGSLSAATEAIVNAVARMAPPASVRGSFAGTANAFKASLASQPLLILAAIVTIYLVLGILYESLIHPITILSTLPSAGIGALLAVMLCGRDFSIIALIGVILLIGIVKKNAIMMIDVAIVRQRESAISAGAAIYRAASLRLRPILMTTFAAIFGAVPLALGRGDGAELRQPLGIAIVGGLILSQLLTLYTTPVVFVLLDRLRRRRPRQAFHAIAQALPAP
- a CDS encoding MdtB/MuxB family multidrug efflux RND transporter permease subunit: MNPSRLFIERPVATSLLMVAILLSGLLAYRLLPLSALPEVDYPTIQVTTLYPGASPDVIATTVTAPLERQFGQMPGLSQMTSTSSGGASLITLRFSLGLALDIGEQEVQAAINAATSLLPDDLPVPPVYAKVNPADAPILTLAITSKSLPVTQVHDLAENRLAPKLSQLTGVGLVSIAGGQRPAVRIQADPSKLTSLGMSLDDVRTAITTANVNQAKGSFDGAQRASTIDANDQLRSAAEYKNLILAWKDGRPLRLTDVAQVVDDAENRLLAAWADRLPGVILNVQRQPGANVIETVDRVKALLPRLQASLPSALDVQIIADRTTTIRASVDDTEFELLLAIGLVVMVIFLFLRSVPATLIPSVAVPLSLVGTFGVMYLAGFSINNLTLMALTIATGFVVDDAIVMIENIARYIELGDTPRQAALKGSRQIGFTIISLTVSLIAVLIPLLFMGDVVGRLFHEFAITLAVAILISAFISLTLTPMMSAYLLKPAAAHHQPDTIAKKPGLFERLIATYGRALDWVLDRPRATLLAFVATLAITALLYLAVPKGFFPVQDTGLIQVITEATQTTSFEAMSERQQAVADAILKDPDVDHLTSFIGIDGANPTLNTGRMQITLKPFAERDASASEVIRRLSVATAKVPGVTAYMQPVQDLTIEDRVSKTQYQFLLSSPSNEDLASATSRLLARLKTLPQLADVASDLQDQGLQAYVQIDREAAGRLGVTVAAIDTALYNAFGQRLISTIYTQSSQYRVVLEVASDYQRGPQALQSLYVPGATTAADGTTTPVQVPLSSVARIVEQPAALAINHVAQFPSATVSFNLAPGAALGAAVDAIKAEEAKLDLPVSVETSFQGAAAAFQASLSSTLLLVLAAVVTMYIVLGVLYESFIHPLTILSTLPSAGLGALLALLLDGQDLGVIGIIGIVLLIGIVKKNAIMMIDFALYAEREEGKAPRAAIHQACLLRFRPILMTTMAALFSALPLMLGGGVGHELRHPLGVTLVGGLIVSQLLTLFTTPVIYLGFSRLAQRLKTRQPRSGLGPATVS
- a CDS encoding efflux RND transporter periplasmic adaptor subunit — translated: MLLIAAGGGLWAWSSRAPADDAAGATAGHHGGGPAQAVSAAPVRRQDVRVMVAAIGSMAASNTAVVRAQVSGVLQSLNFREGQQVEAGQPIAQIDPRAFAAAAQQADGALARDKAQLAGAQVDLLRYRDLFSKDAIPKQQLDTQEALVHQLEGTTQVDEAALATARLQLTYARVVAPISGRAGLKQADLGNLVQPGDPNGIVSITQTRPITLTFAVPAVNVTALMQQLRGKQAIPVEVWDSAGRQRLAVGRVDTLDNAIDASTDTIRVKALFANDDDALFPNQAVSVRLQLDVLKDALVVPQAAVQRGAKGFYVYALGPDQTVSVRPVVQGAVDGDQVAVTGPLEAGEQVVVDGVDRLHEGSKVDVIGGADPAANPAAATTGDHPHRHAKASPASGTASPN